A window of Campylobacter pinnipediorum subsp. pinnipediorum contains these coding sequences:
- the pyk gene encoding pyruvate kinase, giving the protein MEKKIKIVATLGPASDNINTIKEMVLAGVNVFRLNFSHGTHEYHKENIQKVREVEKELDTKIGILQDICGPKIRIGKLEEKFELKPNDRLDIYTQDILGVKVAENHYKTSINQPQILKMLQKDQYIYLYDGNIRAKVVSVDDTMVQTVVKNSGVLNSNKGVNFPNTRLGIDVITPKDRADMEFGAEQKVDFVAISFVQNADDVKKAKDILNSLGSKARLLSKIEKFDAVENIDDIIKISDGIMIARGDLGIEIPYYEVPTIQKSIIKKANIASKPVITATQMMLSMAEHETATRAEISDVANAVLDGTDAVMLSEESAVGINPIAVVKAMSNTILQAQKIYPYNKFDQLEFLDETDMVASSAAALAYRLNADAIISITGSGKSAIKIARNRVDMDIIAVTHDPQISGSLTLAWGVGSANFVLPKCNTITELLMRMIKEAVKNKIIDIDKTYLVTAGFPTGVEGSTNFMRILRKEQIEHYLSL; this is encoded by the coding sequence ATGGAAAAAAAGATAAAAATTGTAGCAACATTAGGACCTGCTAGCGACAATATAAATACTATAAAAGAGATGGTATTGGCTGGTGTAAATGTATTTCGTTTAAATTTTAGCCACGGAACACATGAATATCACAAAGAAAATATACAAAAAGTAAGAGAAGTTGAAAAAGAACTTGATACAAAAATAGGAATACTTCAAGATATATGTGGTCCAAAAATTCGTATAGGCAAACTAGAAGAAAAATTTGAATTAAAGCCAAATGATAGACTTGATATTTATACACAAGATATACTCGGTGTTAAGGTGGCTGAAAATCACTATAAAACATCTATAAATCAGCCACAAATTTTAAAGATGTTACAAAAAGATCAATATATCTATCTTTACGATGGAAATATAAGAGCAAAAGTTGTAAGTGTTGATGATACTATGGTTCAAACTGTAGTTAAAAATAGTGGTGTATTAAACTCAAATAAAGGTGTAAATTTCCCAAATACAAGACTTGGTATAGATGTTATTACACCAAAAGACAGAGCAGATATGGAGTTTGGAGCAGAACAAAAGGTTGATTTTGTTGCTATTAGTTTTGTTCAAAATGCTGACGATGTAAAAAAAGCAAAAGATATATTAAACTCATTGGGTTCAAAAGCAAGATTACTCTCAAAGATAGAAAAATTTGATGCAGTTGAAAATATAGATGATATTATAAAAATAAGTGATGGTATTATGATAGCTCGTGGAGATCTTGGTATAGAGATACCTTACTATGAAGTGCCTACCATTCAAAAATCAATAATAAAAAAAGCAAATATAGCAAGCAAGCCAGTTATAACAGCAACTCAAATGATGCTATCAATGGCAGAGCATGAAACAGCTACAAGGGCTGAGATAAGTGATGTCGCAAATGCAGTTTTAGATGGGACAGATGCTGTTATGTTAAGTGAAGAAAGTGCAGTTGGTATAAATCCAATAGCTGTTGTAAAAGCTATGAGCAATACTATACTTCAAGCACAAAAGATATACCCATACAATAAATTTGATCAGCTTGAGTTCTTGGATGAGACCGATATGGTGGCTTCAAGTGCTGCGGCATTGGCATATAGACTAAATGCAGATGCTATTATATCTATAACAGGCTCTGGTAAATCAGCTATAAAAATAGCCAGAAATAGGGTTGATATGGATATTATAGCTGTTACTCATGATCCTCAAATATCTGGTTCTTTAACACTCGCTTGGGGTGTTGGCTCTGCAAATTTTGTATTACCAAAGTGCAATACCATAACAGAACTTCTCATGAGAATGATAAAAGAAGCTGTCAAAAATAAAATAATAGATATAGATAAGACATATCTTGTTACAGCTGGTTTTCCTACTGGTGTTGAAGGTAGCACAAACTTTATGAGAATTTTAAGAAAAGAGCAGATAGAACATTATTTATCACTATAA
- a CDS encoding restriction endonuclease subunit S: MLEGVKWGEFRIGDLFEIGTGSLLSGNELNKGSIPRISVRSDNNGILGYFDTEKIDNSRHFENFISVNFFGSDGGIFYHPYKASVEMKVHTLKIPNIEFNARTGKFIASSLSISLNGFNYGSQLSSSKLKNLNFKIKLPICENGEINFSFMEKFIAELEATHLAELEAYLQVTGLKDYKLTNEEIRALEDFENDSIKWCEFRLGDLFKIEKTKSFNSDSLVDGFEYDYVTRTSINQGILQTTGFINDNNINSEGTWSLGLLQMDFFYREKKWYAGQFVRKVIPKFELNEYTKLYFSSVLNSLKPYLLTLAVRFVDEEFRKIKVNLPVFKNNIPNYDFMQTFIRAIEKLVIKDIVLFAERKIKATKSVINK, from the coding sequence ATGCTAGAAGGTGTTAAGTGGGGTGAGTTTAGGATAGGAGATTTGTTTGAAATAGGAACAGGTTCTCTATTATCGGGCAATGAATTAAATAAAGGTAGTATTCCTAGAATTTCAGTAAGATCTGATAATAATGGCATTTTAGGTTATTTTGATACTGAAAAAATAGATAATTCTAGGCATTTTGAAAATTTTATCTCTGTAAACTTTTTTGGAAGCGACGGTGGTATATTTTATCATCCATATAAAGCAAGTGTTGAAATGAAAGTCCATACTCTAAAAATTCCAAATATTGAGTTTAATGCTAGAACAGGAAAATTTATAGCATCTTCTTTAAGTATATCTTTAAATGGTTTTAATTATGGTAGTCAGTTGTCAAGTTCAAAGCTGAAAAATTTAAACTTTAAAATCAAACTCCCCATTTGTGAAAATGGGGAAATAAATTTTTCCTTTATGGAAAAATTTATTGCAGAGCTAGAAGCTACTCATCTTGCAGAGCTAGAAGCGTATTTGCAAGTAACAGGCTTAAAAGATTATAAATTAACAAATGAAGAAATTAGGGCTTTAGAAGATTTTGAAAATGATAGTATAAAATGGTGTGAATTTAGGCTAGGAGATTTGTTTAAAATAGAAAAAACAAAAAGCTTTAATTCTGATAGTCTAGTTGATGGTTTTGAGTATGACTATGTAACAAGGACTTCAATAAATCAAGGTATTTTGCAAACCACTGGTTTTATAAATGACAATAATATAAATTCGGAAGGCACTTGGAGTTTGGGATTGTTGCAGATGGACTTTTTTTATCGTGAAAAAAAATGGTATGCAGGGCAATTTGTAAGAAAAGTAATTCCTAAATTTGAATTAAACGAATATACGAAATTGTATTTTTCGTCCGTGCTAAATTCTTTGAAACCTTATTTGTTGACATTGGCTGTTAGATTTGTTGATGAAGAATTTAGAAAAATTAAAGTTAATCTCCCTGTTTTTAAAAACAACATACCTAATTACGATTTTATGCAAACTTTTATAAGAGCCATTGAAAAACTTGTTATAAAAGATATAGTTTTATTTGCAGAGCGAAAAATAAAAGCAACGAAATCTGTAATAAATAAGTGA
- a CDS encoding HsdM family class I SAM-dependent methyltransferase → MKKSQSVEPKIADLANGWLKSYNLDYKLEQENLNDEIDRALENYQSKNGGNGGNRPDCKLLLQDKYLKFYPILIEYKGYKDKLVKLNDKNQVDNITSKNEHNFTNINSYAVNGAVHYANALLHHTGYEDIISIGITGYKDEKGKIIYSIGVYYVSKTNLGVGQEVGDFTDLSFLKKENFDNFIEKVKKLSLTTEELELIKEQKEREITASLTKLNNDIYKNETGLGENDRVYLVAASIMATLGVPGKVSPLKKEDLKSLDEIGNTDGDIIIRKIQAFLSEKNLPKNKMDLIVRTLQNTLLSDNINKVADGETQLKRVFTKIVDDLGIYYKIGLTTDFTGKLFNEMYGWLGFTQDKLNDVVLTPSYVANLLVKLARVNKDSFVWDFATGSAGLLVAAMNEMLNNAKNSIKSPDELRKKEAKIKAEQLLGLEILPSIYMLAILNMILMGDGSSNILNQDSIKDFDGKYGFGKTDDKFPADAFVLNPPYSANGNGMNFVESAFEKMNKGYGAIIIQGSAGSGKAIEYNKKILEKNTLIASIKMPIDLFVGKSSVQTYIYVFKVAEPHHKDDIVKFIDFSNDGYTRTNRKKASNNLKDTDRAKERYEELVNLVRFGKGKLNIFTDKEYYEGHIDPKNGADWNQSAPIDIKPTLKDFKKTVSDYLAWEVSNLLKNQSNNLGK, encoded by the coding sequence ATGAAAAAATCCCAGTCTGTAGAACCAAAGATCGCAGATCTCGCAAATGGGTGGCTTAAATCATACAATTTAGACTATAAATTAGAACAAGAAAATTTAAACGATGAGATAGATAGGGCACTTGAAAACTATCAATCAAAAAATGGTGGTAATGGTGGAAATAGACCAGATTGTAAACTTTTATTGCAAGATAAGTATTTAAAATTTTATCCAATATTGATAGAGTATAAAGGCTATAAAGATAAATTAGTAAAGCTAAATGACAAAAACCAAGTAGACAATATTACAAGTAAAAATGAACATAATTTTACAAATATAAACTCATATGCCGTAAATGGTGCAGTCCATTATGCTAATGCACTCTTGCATCATACCGGTTATGAAGATATTATATCTATAGGAATTACAGGCTACAAAGACGAAAAAGGGAAGATAATCTACTCTATAGGTGTTTATTATGTGTCAAAAACAAATTTAGGAGTAGGGCAAGAAGTTGGTGATTTTACAGATCTATCATTTTTAAAAAAAGAAAATTTTGATAACTTTATAGAAAAAGTTAAAAAGCTATCTCTTACAACAGAAGAACTGGAACTTATCAAAGAACAAAAAGAAAGAGAGATAACTGCAAGCTTAACAAAATTAAATAATGATATATATAAAAATGAAACAGGGCTTGGAGAAAATGATAGAGTTTACTTGGTTGCAGCTTCAATTATGGCAACACTAGGAGTTCCAGGCAAGGTTTCTCCACTTAAAAAAGAAGATTTAAAATCACTAGATGAAATTGGAAACACCGATGGGGATATAATAATAAGAAAAATACAAGCTTTTTTAAGCGAAAAGAACTTACCAAAAAATAAAATGGATTTAATTGTTAGAACTTTACAAAACACACTTTTAAGCGATAATATCAATAAAGTTGCAGATGGAGAAACACAGCTAAAAAGAGTATTTACAAAAATAGTTGATGATTTGGGAATTTATTATAAAATAGGCTTAACTACTGATTTTACGGGTAAGCTATTTAATGAAATGTATGGTTGGTTAGGCTTTACTCAAGATAAGCTAAACGATGTCGTGCTAACACCATCATATGTAGCAAATTTACTTGTAAAATTAGCAAGGGTAAACAAAGATAGCTTTGTCTGGGATTTTGCTACTGGTTCGGCGGGTCTTTTAGTGGCTGCTATGAATGAAATGCTAAATAATGCTAAAAATAGCATAAAATCGCCCGATGAACTTAGAAAAAAAGAAGCTAAAATAAAAGCAGAACAACTCTTAGGGCTTGAAATTTTACCTAGTATTTATATGTTGGCTATTTTAAATATGATTTTAATGGGAGATGGTAGTTCAAATATTTTAAATCAGGATTCTATTAAAGATTTTGATGGTAAGTATGGTTTTGGAAAAACTGATGATAAATTTCCAGCTGATGCCTTTGTGTTAAACCCGCCTTATTCGGCAAATGGTAATGGTATGAACTTTGTTGAAAGTGCATTTGAAAAGATGAATAAAGGTTATGGAGCTATCATTATACAAGGCAGTGCAGGAAGTGGAAAAGCCATAGAATACAATAAAAAAATATTAGAAAAAAACACCTTAATAGCAAGTATTAAAATGCCAATAGACCTTTTTGTTGGAAAATCAAGTGTCCAAACTTATATTTATGTTTTCAAGGTTGCAGAGCCTCATCATAAAGATGATATTGTTAAATTTATTGATTTTTCAAACGATGGCTATACTAGAACCAATCGCAAAAAAGCAAGCAATAATCTAAAAGACACAGATAGGGCAAAAGAGCGTTACGAAGAGCTTGTAAATTTGGTTCGCTTTGGTAAAGGTAAGTTAAATATATTTACAGATAAGGAATACTACGAAGGACATATTGACCCAAAAAATGGAGCAGACTGGAACCAATCAGCACCTATTGACATAAAGCCAACTTTAAAAGATTTTAAAAAAACGGTGAGTGATTACCTAGCTTGGGAAGTAAGCAATCTACTTAAAAACCAAAGTAATAATTTGGGAAAGTAA
- a CDS encoding TorD/DmsD family molecular chaperone: MTKEDKNNILNARKIYYLLFSKLFVFNNKKDRYDSVLDILNTIKQSPLDETSSIGINNFLENFTDFNALADEYDDIFHAPPRPLHNTFSYYEEGYSSGSACVRVRKILSKTNIRRDEKEFKENEDNVGFVFSLMFDFISYILDKDEKYKEFSKELFESTINPFIDEFILNLYNHQNSKSYKSICLILQSFIEFERLYYGINKPNYENEKNIKTQNGISRSEMIRREANKARRKAEEQI; encoded by the coding sequence ATGACAAAAGAAGATAAAAATAATATTTTAAATGCTAGAAAGATTTATTATCTTCTATTTTCAAAATTATTTGTTTTTAACAACAAAAAAGATAGATACGATAGTGTTTTGGATATTTTAAATACAATAAAACAATCACCACTTGATGAAACAAGCTCTATCGGGATAAATAATTTTTTAGAAAATTTTACTGATTTTAATGCTTTAGCTGATGAATATGATGATATATTTCATGCACCGCCTAGACCTTTACACAATACATTTTCTTATTATGAAGAGGGCTATAGCTCCGGTTCTGCCTGTGTTAGAGTTAGAAAAATCTTATCAAAAACAAATATAAGAAGAGATGAAAAAGAGTTTAAAGAAAACGAAGACAATGTAGGATTTGTGTTTTCATTAATGTTTGATTTTATATCATACATACTAGATAAAGATGAAAAATATAAAGAGTTTTCAAAAGAGCTATTTGAATCAACAATAAATCCTTTTATTGATGAGTTTATATTAAACTTATATAACCATCAAAACTCTAAAAGTTACAAATCAATCTGCTTAATACTTCAATCATTTATAGAATTTGAAAGACTATATTATGGTATTAACAAACCAAATTATGAAAATGAAAAAAATATAAAAACTCAAAATGGAATTTCAAGATCTGAAATGATAAGAAGAGAAGCAAATAAAGCAAGAAGAAAAGCTGAAGAACAAATATAA
- a CDS encoding Tat pathway signal protein, with the protein MQKNRREFLKKLMVGTSVGLASTSVLAKDKAKKTEKGEENLYSRTKTWEFYYKQAN; encoded by the coding sequence ATGCAAAAAAATAGACGCGAGTTTTTAAAAAAACTTATGGTAGGAACATCTGTTGGGCTTGCTTCTACAAGTGTTTTGGCTAAAGACAAAGCCAAAAAAACAGAAAAAGGCGAAGAAAATTTATACTCAAGAACTAAAACTTGGGAATTTTATTATAAACAAGCAAATTAA
- a CDS encoding formate dehydrogenase subunit alpha yields the protein MQNDLASSRVGRRSFLKMASLGMTAGATGIYASGVTREATKNELKNPFPDSKMVKTVCTACSVGCGIMAEVSNGVWVRQEVAQDHPVSAGGHCCKGSDMIDMVRSQVRLKYPMVKENGKWKRISYEEALNRIGEQLKKYRDENPEQVMFLGSAKVSNEQSYYIRKFTAMFGTNNLDHQARIUHSTTVAGVANTWGYGAMTNHLGDIQNSKAMIIFGANPAVNHPVGFRHFLKAKENNRSKLIVVDPRYTRTAAKADYFAQIRPGTDIPFMYGMLNLIFENGWEDKQFINDRVYGMDEIRKEAKNWTPDIVEDVTGVKAELLKEITEVYAKNSPGTLIWAMGLTQHSIGSSNTRIAPILQLALGNMGIEGGGCNILRGHDNVQGATDMANLPDNLPGYYGIAQGAWKYFAKMWKVDFDWLQGNFIKPEWMNKPGFTLARWWAGSLGGKDGNDSIENSGTNLKALFVIGNGITSTAQQAKVQEGLDNLELLVLADPFVNEAAVVTHKQDNIFLLPSATQFESSGTVVATNRSGQWRFQVTDPLYESKQDQEILFELAKRLGFYEELTRTIRDENGNIQWPEAATKEIANTIKTIGLTGWTPERLKNHTLNWDKFDEKTLLGKEGTDVAGEYYGLPWPCWTTTHCGSPNLYNVNLPVSKGGMGFRNRYGLERDGVNLLAEDGSAPIDSPINGGYPEITKDNIEKVLNIQLTEDEKARMGANWKVDDSNIIAEKCMQKGIAPYGNAKARAVVWIFADQIPKHREPIHSQRPDLAKKYPSFNDKPNHYRVYTKYESLQQSKDFAKEFPINLVTARLVNLNGAGMENRASKYLARLTPEMFADIHPDLAKQKGIENGDMVWIHSPEGTKIKVKARLVPSVLPDMIFLPFHFAGVMQGVDMTGNFPEGTKPYASGESANTVTNYGYDIITQIPETKGGLCRIEKA from the coding sequence ATGCAAAACGATTTAGCTTCATCTCGTGTTGGTAGGCGTTCGTTTTTGAAAATGGCATCTCTTGGTATGACCGCTGGAGCAACTGGAATTTATGCCAGCGGAGTAACTAGAGAAGCCACCAAGAATGAATTAAAAAATCCATTTCCTGATTCAAAAATGGTAAAAACAGTATGCACAGCATGTTCTGTAGGATGTGGTATAATGGCCGAAGTTTCAAACGGTGTTTGGGTTCGCCAAGAGGTAGCTCAAGATCACCCTGTAAGTGCTGGTGGCCACTGCTGTAAGGGAAGCGACATGATCGATATGGTTCGCTCACAAGTTCGCTTAAAATACCCTATGGTAAAAGAAAACGGCAAATGGAAACGTATTAGTTACGAAGAAGCTCTTAATAGAATAGGAGAGCAACTTAAAAAATATAGAGATGAAAATCCCGAACAAGTTATGTTTTTGGGTTCTGCAAAAGTAAGTAATGAACAAAGTTACTATATACGTAAATTTACCGCAATGTTTGGGACAAATAACCTAGATCATCAAGCTAGAATTTGACATAGCACAACAGTCGCCGGTGTGGCGAATACTTGGGGTTATGGCGCTATGACAAACCATCTTGGAGATATCCAAAACTCAAAAGCTATGATAATCTTTGGAGCAAATCCTGCGGTTAATCACCCTGTTGGTTTTAGACACTTTCTAAAAGCAAAAGAAAATAATAGATCAAAACTAATAGTTGTTGATCCAAGATATACAAGAACAGCTGCCAAGGCTGATTATTTTGCTCAAATAAGACCTGGGACAGATATACCATTTATGTATGGAATGCTAAATTTGATATTTGAAAATGGCTGGGAAGATAAACAATTTATAAACGACCGTGTTTACGGCATGGATGAGATAAGAAAAGAAGCGAAAAACTGGACACCTGACATAGTAGAAGATGTTACTGGTGTAAAAGCTGAATTATTAAAAGAGATAACAGAAGTATATGCAAAAAATTCTCCAGGAACTTTAATATGGGCAATGGGTCTAACTCAGCACTCAATAGGAAGCTCAAACACTCGTATAGCACCTATTTTACAACTTGCATTAGGCAATATGGGTATAGAAGGCGGTGGCTGTAACATTCTTCGTGGCCATGATAATGTCCAAGGTGCAACAGATATGGCAAACTTACCTGATAATCTACCTGGTTATTACGGAATAGCACAAGGTGCTTGGAAATATTTTGCTAAGATGTGGAAGGTTGATTTTGATTGGCTTCAAGGAAACTTTATAAAACCAGAGTGGATGAATAAACCAGGTTTTACACTAGCTCGTTGGTGGGCTGGTTCACTTGGCGGTAAAGATGGTAATGATTCAATTGAAAATAGCGGGACAAACTTAAAAGCACTATTTGTTATAGGAAATGGAATCACTTCAACAGCTCAACAAGCAAAGGTTCAAGAAGGTCTTGATAATCTTGAATTATTAGTTCTTGCAGATCCTTTTGTGAACGAAGCAGCTGTTGTTACTCACAAGCAAGATAATATATTTTTATTACCATCAGCTACACAATTTGAATCTAGCGGAACAGTTGTTGCAACAAATCGCTCTGGACAGTGGAGATTTCAAGTAACAGATCCTTTATATGAAAGCAAACAAGATCAAGAAATTTTATTTGAACTTGCAAAAAGGCTTGGCTTTTACGAAGAGCTTACAAGAACAATAAGAGATGAAAATGGTAACATCCAATGGCCAGAAGCAGCAACAAAAGAAATAGCAAATACTATAAAAACAATAGGACTTACAGGTTGGACTCCTGAAAGACTTAAAAATCACACATTAAATTGGGATAAATTTGATGAAAAAACACTTCTTGGAAAAGAAGGAACAGATGTCGCTGGTGAATACTATGGTCTTCCTTGGCCTTGCTGGACTACAACTCATTGCGGAAGCCCAAATTTATATAATGTAAATTTACCTGTAAGCAAAGGTGGCATGGGTTTTAGAAATCGTTATGGTTTAGAGCGTGATGGCGTAAATTTATTAGCAGAAGATGGTTCAGCTCCGATTGATTCGCCTATAAATGGTGGATATCCAGAGATAACAAAAGACAATATAGAAAAAGTCCTAAACATACAGCTAACAGAAGATGAAAAAGCAAGAATGGGTGCTAATTGGAAAGTTGATGATAGCAATATAATAGCTGAAAAATGTATGCAAAAAGGTATAGCTCCTTATGGTAATGCAAAAGCTAGGGCTGTTGTTTGGATATTTGCAGACCAAATTCCAAAACATAGAGAGCCTATACACTCTCAAAGACCTGATTTGGCAAAAAAATATCCTAGCTTTAATGATAAGCCAAATCATTATAGAGTTTACACAAAATATGAAAGCTTGCAACAAAGCAAAGACTTTGCAAAAGAGTTCCCTATAAACCTAGTTACAGCTCGTCTTGTAAATCTAAATGGTGCTGGAATGGAAAACAGAGCAAGCAAATATCTTGCTAGATTAACACCTGAAATGTTTGCTGATATTCATCCGGATTTAGCAAAACAAAAAGGCATAGAAAATGGGGATATGGTTTGGATTCACTCGCCTGAGGGAACAAAGATAAAAGTTAAGGCTAGATTGGTTCCATCGGTGCTTCCAGATATGATATTTTTACCATTTCACTTTGCAGGTGTAATGCAAGGTGTTGATATGACTGGTAACTTCCCTGAAGGAACAAAACCATACGCATCAGGAGAAAGTGCAAACACAGTTACAAACTATGGATATGATATCATCACTCAAATCCCTGAAACAAAAGGCGGATTATGCCGCATAGAAAAAGCTTAA
- the fdh3B gene encoding formate dehydrogenase FDH3 subunit beta codes for MNQSFTRLKFYCDTDRCIDCNGCSVACDEAHELPIGIRRRKVVTLNEGIPGKELSTSISCMHCEDAPCSLVCPVDCFHIRADGVVLHDKDICIGCGYCLYACPFGAPQFPRDGAFGVKGSMDKCTMCAGGVNIQTNSEEEFEEYGQNRIAEGKVPVCAAMCSTKALLVGESDIIQKIYQDRVNARGYGIKDIKESLTWKIAYYKKDRI; via the coding sequence ATGAATCAAAGCTTTACTAGATTAAAATTTTATTGCGATACGGATCGTTGTATAGATTGCAATGGTTGTTCTGTGGCTTGTGATGAGGCACACGAACTTCCGATAGGTATTAGAAGAAGAAAGGTTGTAACCTTAAACGAAGGAATACCAGGGAAAGAGCTATCAACATCTATATCTTGTATGCACTGTGAGGATGCTCCTTGTTCGCTAGTTTGTCCTGTTGATTGTTTTCATATAAGAGCAGATGGGGTTGTGTTACACGATAAAGATATATGTATAGGTTGTGGATATTGTCTTTATGCTTGTCCGTTTGGTGCTCCACAATTCCCTAGAGATGGTGCTTTTGGTGTAAAAGGAAGTATGGATAAATGCACAATGTGTGCTGGTGGTGTAAATATACAAACAAATTCAGAAGAAGAATTTGAAGAGTATGGCCAAAACAGAATAGCAGAAGGCAAAGTACCAGTGTGTGCGGCTATGTGTTCAACAAAAGCTTTACTTGTGGGAGAATCTGATATAATACAAAAAATTTACCAAGATAGAGTTAATGCTAGGGGTTATGGCATAAAAGATATAAAAGAGTCTCTAACTTGGAAAATAGCTTACTACAAGAAGGACAGAATATGA
- a CDS encoding formate dehydrogenase subunit gamma produces MRLLSVLFFIVNAFALHLPDGTNQYDSNVWASARVENIKGYEGGFGELFTFLQGNEYFAYGVVIAVLGVLIGFTLHFLVVGPKHFSHDGKKVYAFNIIERVMHGIAAVSWIVLVPTGIIMMWGSAFGGGTFVRLMKNSHGIATLFFAFSVIPLFLYWTKRMLPAIYDIKWMMIVGGYLSKKKACVPAGKFNAGQKAWYWIAIPGGMVMIATGAAMYFLDFKQPSVATWLGLSQIELLRLSAIIHNVLGVVCAVFFLVHIYMAAIAIHGAIWSMITGYKEEEEVYVLHHYWYQELISKDQIPVSEYEKVYPKLK; encoded by the coding sequence ATGAGGTTATTATCTGTATTATTTTTTATCGTTAATGCCTTTGCTCTACATCTACCTGACGGAACAAATCAATATGATAGCAATGTTTGGGCATCAGCTAGAGTAGAAAATATAAAGGGTTACGAAGGTGGCTTTGGTGAACTTTTCACCTTTTTGCAAGGAAATGAGTATTTTGCTTATGGTGTTGTTATAGCAGTACTTGGTGTGCTTATAGGTTTTACACTACATTTTTTGGTTGTTGGTCCAAAGCATTTTAGCCACGATGGCAAAAAAGTATATGCTTTCAATATAATAGAAAGAGTTATGCACGGTATAGCGGCTGTTTCTTGGATAGTATTAGTCCCAACAGGTATAATAATGATGTGGGGAAGTGCATTTGGCGGCGGAACATTTGTAAGACTTATGAAAAATTCTCACGGAATTGCAACTTTATTTTTTGCATTTTCTGTGATTCCTTTGTTTCTTTACTGGACAAAAAGAATGCTACCTGCCATTTATGATATAAAATGGATGATGATAGTTGGCGGTTATTTGTCAAAGAAAAAAGCCTGTGTTCCAGCTGGAAAATTTAATGCAGGACAAAAGGCTTGGTATTGGATAGCTATACCAGGTGGAATGGTTATGATAGCAACTGGTGCTGCTATGTATTTTCTTGATTTTAAACAACCTAGCGTTGCAACTTGGCTTGGATTAAGTCAGATAGAATTACTTAGACTATCAGCTATAATTCACAATGTTTTAGGTGTTGTGTGTGCTGTATTTTTCTTAGTTCATATATATATGGCCGCCATAGCTATACATGGCGCTATTTGGTCTATGATAACAGGGTATAAAGAAGAAGAAGAGGTATATGTTCTTCATCATTATTGGTATCAAGAGCTTATATCAAAAGATCAAATACCAGTATCAGAATACGAAAAAGTTTATCCTAAACTAAAATAA
- the fdhD gene encoding formate dehydrogenase accessory sulfurtransferase FdhD, with the protein MEPIFTTQITKYIGDDFSNCDDILVREIKLDIIVNDKKVGSMMATPVDLEALAVGYLLSENIILNPKDISDIKFNEKKLCVEIKAKVNEESLKTLNHESIIISGCGRSVTANVNLETLSAKLINQDIKFRRSDISNQMSEFYTQCELYEKTGCVHTAKLFTDNQKFYIGEDIAQHNTIDKAIGKATLDNADLKNSFLMVSGRLSSEMVVKAVMNSIPLLVSRTAPTSLGVLIARKFNLTLCGFARGNKLNVYSCESRIYA; encoded by the coding sequence GTGGAACCTATTTTTACAACGCAAATAACAAAATATATTGGAGATGATTTCTCTAATTGTGATGATATATTAGTAAGAGAGATAAAACTAGATATTATAGTAAATGATAAAAAAGTTGGCTCTATGATGGCTACGCCGGTTGATTTAGAAGCACTAGCCGTAGGATACCTGCTTAGCGAAAACATTATATTAAATCCCAAAGATATATCGGATATAAAATTCAATGAAAAAAAATTATGTGTAGAAATAAAAGCAAAGGTAAATGAAGAAAGCTTAAAAACACTAAACCACGAAAGCATAATAATAAGCGGCTGCGGTAGAAGCGTTACTGCAAATGTAAATTTAGAAACACTAAGTGCAAAGCTCATAAATCAAGATATCAAATTCAGAAGAAGTGATATATCAAATCAAATGAGTGAGTTTTACACTCAGTGTGAATTATACGAAAAAACAGGCTGTGTGCATACAGCAAAACTTTTTACAGATAATCAAAAATTTTATATAGGAGAAGATATAGCTCAGCACAACACGATAGACAAAGCTATTGGGAAAGCTACATTAGATAATGCTGATTTGAAAAATAGCTTTTTAATGGTTAGCGGAAGACTTAGTTCTGAAATGGTTGTAAAAGCTGTTATGAACTCTATACCACTACTTGTTTCAAGAACAGCTCCAACAAGCCTTGGTGTTTTGATAGCTAGAAAATTTAACCTAACTTTATGCGGATTTGCTCGTGGCAACAAGCTTAATGTTTATAGCTGTGAAAGTAGAATTTATGCATAA